One window from the genome of Gloeocapsa sp. PCC 73106 encodes:
- a CDS encoding DUF29 domain-containing protein: MSIHTDLQSLYEIDSYQWLEETIKLLKSNSLDAIDLEHLIEELEDLGRSERNAVESLLEQIIRHLLLLQYWSEESFLNSAHWRAEITGFRTQLKRKLTSNLRNHLQKELASLYQDALAYVQQKTSLKVNFPEDIPYSLEELLDLNWLP; encoded by the coding sequence ATGAGCATTCACACTGATTTGCAATCTCTGTATGAAATTGATAGTTATCAATGGTTAGAAGAAACGATTAAACTACTCAAATCTAACAGTCTAGATGCAATAGATTTAGAGCATTTGATTGAGGAGTTAGAAGATTTGGGTCGGAGTGAAAGAAATGCAGTAGAAAGCCTGTTAGAACAAATTATCAGACATTTATTGTTACTCCAATATTGGTCAGAAGAATCGTTTCTGAATAGTGCCCACTGGCGAGCAGAAATTACCGGATTTCGCACTCAATTAAAACGTAAATTAACCTCCAATTTACGCAATCATTTACAAAAAGAACTAGCTTCGCTTTATCAAGATGCTTTAGCTTATGTTCAACAAAAAACTAGCTTAAAAGTTAATTTTCCTGAAGATATCCCCTATTCTTTAGAAGAATTATTAGATTTAAATTGGTTACCTTGA
- a CDS encoding DNA polymerase III subunit delta' produces the protein MLLKGQNRGMELLQRAIALNRIAPAYLFSGPDGVGRRLAAQTFASLILALDSDKLVVNCNHPDLLWIEPTYLHQGKLFTLKQALAESISRKTAPQIRIEQIRQIAEFLGRPPLVSPRYVVVIEGAHQMTEASANALLKTLEEPGLATLILIANSDARLLSTLVSRCQRIPFYRLTELELIEVLQEQGYSAIVSQPEIISLAQGSPGRAIALSEQLDQIPPELLTQLKSPPDQILSVFTLAKEVSQTLDTEAQILLIDYLQLYYWRSLPNPEIAAIWEKARQSLQYFVTPRLVWECTLLTVFEINYN, from the coding sequence ATGCTTTTAAAGGGACAAAATCGAGGAATGGAACTACTGCAAAGGGCGATCGCTCTTAACAGAATAGCACCTGCTTATCTTTTTAGTGGTCCTGATGGGGTAGGGCGTCGTCTGGCGGCTCAAACTTTTGCTAGTCTTATTCTAGCTCTAGACTCGGATAAACTAGTAGTAAATTGCAATCATCCCGATTTACTCTGGATAGAGCCGACTTACTTGCATCAAGGTAAACTATTTACCCTTAAACAAGCTTTAGCTGAATCTATATCTCGTAAAACCGCGCCTCAGATTCGTATTGAACAAATTCGACAGATTGCAGAGTTTTTGGGGCGTCCTCCCCTGGTGAGTCCTCGCTATGTAGTGGTAATAGAGGGCGCTCATCAGATGACGGAAGCATCAGCTAACGCTCTTTTGAAAACTTTAGAAGAACCGGGATTAGCGACTTTGATTCTCATTGCGAACTCTGACGCAAGGCTATTATCTACTCTAGTCTCTCGTTGTCAACGTATTCCCTTTTATCGACTGACTGAGCTAGAATTAATAGAGGTGCTTCAAGAACAGGGTTACTCAGCTATTGTCTCTCAACCAGAAATTATCAGTCTTGCTCAAGGAAGTCCTGGAAGAGCGATCGCTTTATCAGAACAACTTGATCAGATTCCACCAGAATTACTAACCCAATTAAAATCGCCACCCGATCAAATACTCAGCGTTTTTACTCTCGCTAAAGAAGTGAGTCAAACTCTAGATACAGAAGCACAAATTTTGTTAATCGATTATCTACAACTATATTACTGGCGTTCCTTGCCTAATCCTGAAATAGCTGCGATTTGGGAAAAAGCGCGTCAGTCATTGCAATATTTTGTTACTCCTCGTTTGGTATGGGAATGCACTCTGTTGACAGTTTTTGAGATAAATTATAATTAG
- a CDS encoding Uma2 family endonuclease — translation MTLITIKRFNLAEYHRLAELGFLSENNLVELIKGEIIEMPPKRTLHSTCCGKLLEELTLLITGLARLRCQDPIIIPPDSQPEPDFVIAKLTDDDYLSSHPQATDLLLVIEVSDSPIDYDQTVKLSLYAEAQINHYWIFNLVNPRLETYSEPYQDLQGNWDYQFKRVFLPNQTVVNLPGFSQICLNLNKVFPM, via the coding sequence ATGACTCTTATTACTATTAAACGTTTTAATCTAGCTGAATATCATCGCTTAGCAGAATTAGGATTTCTAAGTGAAAATAACTTGGTTGAGTTAATCAAAGGGGAAATAATCGAAATGCCTCCCAAAAGAACTCTGCATAGTACTTGTTGTGGTAAATTATTAGAAGAATTAACTTTATTAATAACTGGTTTGGCTCGTTTACGTTGTCAAGACCCTATTATTATACCGCCAGATAGTCAACCTGAGCCAGATTTTGTGATTGCTAAATTAACAGATGATGATTATTTGTCATCCCATCCTCAAGCTACTGATTTGCTATTAGTTATTGAGGTTTCAGATAGCCCCATTGACTATGATCAAACTGTCAAATTATCTCTCTATGCTGAAGCGCAAATAAATCATTATTGGATATTTAATTTAGTTAATCCCCGACTAGAAACTTATAGTGAACCTTATCAAGACTTACAAGGTAATTGGGATTATCAATTTAAACGAGTATTTTTACCAAATCAAACAGTTGTTAATCTGCCGGGATTTTCTCAAATCTGTCTTAATTTAAATAAAGTTTTTCCTATGTAA
- a CDS encoding RNA methyltransferase — protein sequence MLNQIRIILVEPAGALNIGSVARIMKNMGLKQLVLVKPHCDRLAPEARQMAVHAIDILTNALCVETIPEALTGCKRAIATTARVRDSPVKLESPKEALPWLLHPHFHTALIFGPEDRGLSNQELNYAQRFINIPSNPEYPSLNLAQAVAICSYELSQLVQQPVATPEILSDSASLDHLEAYYQQLETLLLKIGYLYPHTAAARMAKLRRLYHQAQLSEPDVTMLRGILSQVNWALEQNTQD from the coding sequence ATGCTAAACCAAATCAGAATTATTTTAGTCGAACCCGCCGGCGCTCTAAATATCGGCTCTGTAGCCCGGATAATGAAGAATATGGGCTTGAAACAACTAGTTTTAGTTAAGCCCCACTGCGATCGCCTCGCTCCAGAAGCGCGCCAAATGGCCGTACACGCCATCGATATACTCACCAACGCCCTGTGTGTTGAGACTATACCAGAAGCTTTAACCGGGTGCAAAAGAGCGATCGCCACCACCGCTAGGGTGCGCGACTCTCCCGTTAAGCTGGAATCCCCCAAAGAAGCTTTACCCTGGTTACTCCACCCCCATTTCCATACCGCTTTAATTTTTGGACCAGAGGATCGGGGTTTGAGCAATCAAGAACTCAATTACGCGCAAAGATTCATCAATATTCCCTCCAATCCCGAATATCCCTCTCTCAATCTAGCTCAAGCCGTAGCTATCTGTAGTTATGAGTTATCTCAACTTGTTCAACAACCCGTAGCGACTCCAGAAATCCTCTCAGATTCAGCCAGTTTAGACCACTTAGAAGCTTATTATCAACAACTGGAGACGCTTTTATTAAAAATAGGCTATCTCTATCCTCATACCGCAGCTGCGCGAATGGCAAAATTGAGACGTCTGTATCATCAAGCTCAACTCAGTGAACCCGATGTAACTATGCTCAGGGGTATTCTGAGTCAAGTCAATTGGGCTTTAGAACAAAATACTCAAGACTAG
- a CDS encoding DUF2256 domain-containing protein, translated as MARQKSRSDLPSKICPVCGLSFTWRKKWEKCWDEVKYCSERCRRRKSSSKD; from the coding sequence ATGGCACGTCAAAAATCTCGATCTGATTTACCTAGTAAAATCTGTCCGGTTTGTGGTTTATCGTTTACCTGGCGCAAAAAGTGGGAAAAGTGCTGGGATGAGGTAAAATACTGCTCAGAAAGATGTCGTCGACGCAAATCAAGCAGCAAAGATTAA
- a CDS encoding isoaspartyl peptidase/L-asparaginase: MSIESIQPKLIIHGGAGLCLRDKDGKERVRTVLLGIVQQIYDLLLEGSSAVDAVIKGCQLLEDEPRFNAGTGSVLQSDGQIRMSASLMDGTNQSFSGVINVSRVKNPIYLAQELQKQSDHILSDYGAAELLRELNIPIYDPLTDLRLQEWMEERKHNFSSKTAGVIAERTGTIGVVALDNQGHIAAGTSTGGKGLERIGRVSDSAMPAGNYANAFAGVSCTGIGEDIIDECLAAKIVIRVTDGLSLAEAMEKSMAESRSRNRELAAIALDHQGNIVWGKTSEIVLAAYHNGKAMGDSLDATPTESMGRY, encoded by the coding sequence ATGTCAATCGAGTCGATACAACCGAAATTAATCATCCACGGTGGTGCGGGACTTTGCCTCAGAGATAAAGACGGTAAAGAGAGGGTGCGCACAGTACTCTTAGGAATTGTACAACAAATTTATGACCTACTTCTAGAGGGTAGCAGCGCAGTAGATGCTGTGATTAAAGGCTGTCAGTTACTCGAAGATGAGCCTCGGTTTAACGCGGGTACTGGTTCAGTTTTACAATCCGATGGACAAATTCGCATGAGTGCTAGTTTAATGGATGGGACGAATCAGTCTTTCAGTGGTGTAATTAATGTCTCTCGGGTCAAAAATCCTATTTATCTAGCTCAAGAGTTACAAAAGCAGAGCGATCACATCCTCTCAGATTATGGCGCAGCCGAATTATTGCGAGAGCTAAATATTCCTATATACGATCCTCTAACTGATTTACGTCTACAAGAGTGGATGGAGGAAAGGAAGCACAATTTTAGTTCTAAAACAGCAGGAGTAATCGCCGAGAGAACGGGTACGATTGGGGTAGTCGCTTTAGATAACCAAGGGCACATCGCCGCAGGGACTTCTACCGGTGGTAAGGGTTTAGAAAGAATCGGACGCGTGAGTGATTCAGCCATGCCCGCAGGTAACTACGCCAATGCTTTCGCAGGAGTTAGTTGTACTGGTATCGGTGAAGATATTATTGACGAATGCCTAGCAGCTAAGATAGTTATTCGTGTTACAGATGGATTATCTTTGGCTGAAGCTATGGAAAAATCTATGGCTGAATCTCGCAGTAGAAATAGAGAGCTGGCAGCGATCGCCCTAGATCATCAGGGTAACATCGTCTGGGGTAAAACCAGTGAGATAGTGTTAGCGGCATATCATAACGGTAAGGCGATGGGCGACAGTTTAGATGCAACACCGACTGAGTCAATGGGTAGATATTAA
- a CDS encoding DICT sensory domain-containing protein, with translation MIILQSVLKELLEALTGLKTQMYFKSSLTALSHAMEDQILAESMLNSAPPLVIASFQRERFYRQEAHRYKRLAQKTDQVYVLAAPETSFSNYSDVYEQVAFAPQDGLAQEWHLVIITDQYSSCLVCRERQTSSKELDAANIDNSRRFEGIWSLDRQVAQTAASILLKRILKYRPQLAEKIKRAEQRYIDPVETGISPVKAQIDPFVRRLVTYLQASQYKLLKSNRSLALKETKERLLNSIIGAIRRSLDSEEILQVAVKNLGEGLGVCRCIVYRCKENDTSTQIYHEFTNPGAKSVKGKTWPLRNNPLFQEVIELRDSLSIEDTSKDPRIQTSNVPGVEQNSLQNIVKSCSIFSWLLIPLVYQDRLLGMMELHHCGPEPTSWKPEDISLVDAIANQISVALIQAEAYANLEDLNQQLEALDRTRSNLVAITGHELRTPLSTIQICLESLASEPDMSLELRQIMLNTALQDAERMRKLVQDFLTLSQLESGRVECNPEPLSLAECVDLSLSHLRSRINMGGLPQITNLVTSDLPLVQVDGEWLVEVLAKLLDNACKFTGSDGQVTIRVSRYNPQSLEVIVSDTGRGIEPNRLNQVFDRFYQEEGALRRSVGGTGLGLAICRQIVANWGGQIWAKSQGKNQGSEFHFTLPIFEANPSDSSNAFNPPAKKTRNNSKKKQKTSNS, from the coding sequence ATGATAATCCTACAATCAGTTTTAAAAGAGCTGTTAGAAGCTCTAACTGGGTTAAAAACTCAAATGTACTTTAAATCTTCTTTAACCGCTCTTTCTCACGCGATGGAAGATCAAATATTGGCAGAATCGATGCTGAATTCTGCACCTCCTTTAGTGATTGCCAGCTTCCAACGCGAACGCTTCTACAGACAAGAAGCTCATAGATACAAGCGATTGGCACAAAAGACTGACCAGGTTTACGTTTTGGCAGCTCCAGAAACAAGTTTTAGTAATTATTCAGATGTCTATGAACAAGTGGCTTTTGCTCCTCAAGATGGTTTAGCTCAAGAATGGCATCTAGTAATTATTACGGATCAATACTCCAGTTGTCTAGTTTGTAGGGAACGCCAAACCTCCAGCAAAGAACTTGATGCAGCTAATATCGATAATAGTAGACGTTTTGAAGGAATCTGGAGTTTAGATCGCCAAGTCGCTCAAACAGCAGCTTCAATTTTACTTAAACGTATTTTAAAATACAGACCACAGCTAGCAGAGAAGATAAAACGAGCAGAGCAAAGATATATAGATCCAGTAGAGACGGGGATATCGCCAGTAAAAGCTCAGATAGATCCTTTTGTAAGACGACTAGTTACTTATTTACAGGCGAGTCAGTATAAGTTACTGAAAAGCAATCGCTCTTTAGCCCTTAAGGAAACAAAAGAAAGACTGCTCAACTCAATTATTGGAGCCATTAGGCGATCGCTCGATTCGGAAGAAATTCTTCAGGTAGCGGTCAAAAATTTAGGGGAAGGATTAGGGGTATGTCGTTGTATTGTCTACCGTTGTAAAGAAAATGATACTTCCACCCAAATTTATCACGAGTTCACTAACCCCGGAGCAAAATCAGTCAAAGGGAAAACTTGGCCTTTGAGGAATAATCCCTTGTTTCAAGAAGTAATAGAATTAAGAGACAGTCTGAGCATTGAAGACACCAGCAAAGATCCACGGATTCAGACATCAAATGTCCCAGGAGTTGAGCAAAACTCACTCCAAAATATCGTTAAGAGTTGTTCGATTTTTTCTTGGTTACTGATTCCTCTAGTTTATCAAGATAGACTATTAGGAATGATGGAACTACATCATTGTGGACCAGAGCCGACGAGTTGGAAACCAGAAGACATATCATTAGTAGACGCGATCGCCAATCAAATCAGCGTAGCTTTAATTCAAGCCGAAGCTTACGCCAATTTAGAAGATCTCAATCAACAACTAGAAGCTTTAGATCGCACTCGTTCTAACTTAGTCGCTATTACCGGACATGAACTGCGTACTCCCCTATCTACTATCCAGATCTGTCTGGAGAGTCTAGCTAGTGAACCAGATATGTCCCTTGAATTACGTCAAATCATGTTAAACACAGCGTTACAGGATGCGGAAAGAATGCGCAAATTAGTCCAAGACTTTCTGACTCTCTCACAACTAGAGAGCGGTAGAGTGGAATGTAACCCTGAACCCTTGTCTTTAGCTGAATGTGTGGATTTATCTCTCAGTCACCTGCGTTCTCGTATCAATATGGGTGGTTTACCCCAGATTACTAATCTAGTCACTTCAGATTTACCCCTAGTGCAAGTCGACGGAGAATGGTTAGTGGAAGTACTAGCCAAACTCTTAGATAATGCTTGTAAGTTTACAGGTAGCGACGGTCAAGTAACTATTCGAGTTAGTCGCTATAATCCCCAAAGTTTAGAAGTGATCGTATCTGACACCGGTAGAGGTATTGAACCCAATCGTCTCAATCAAGTCTTTGACCGCTTCTATCAAGAAGAAGGGGCTTTAAGGCGCAGTGTGGGGGGAACAGGTCTAGGCTTGGCTATTTGTCGTCAAATCGTTGCTAATTGGGGCGGACAAATCTGGGCAAAATCCCAAGGTAAAAACCAGGGGAGTGAATTTCATTTTACTCTCCCTATCTTTGAAGCCAATCCCAGCGATTCATCTAACGCCTTCAATCCTCCCGCCAAAAAGACTAGAAATAATAGCAAGAAAAAGCAAAAAACCAGCAATAGTTAA
- a CDS encoding methyltransferase domain-containing protein, which translates to MKILLLGLAFFFLCLIVGLGIYFLFPRKYQSADSVANSYDDWTNDGILEFYWGEHIHLGHYGSPPRLKDFLAAKHDFVQEMVQWGGLESLPPGTTVLDVGCGIGGSSRILARDYGFVVTGITISPQQVKRAQELTPPEVNAQFKVDDALSLSFPDASFDVVWSIEAGPHMPDKAKFAKELLRVLKPGGILVVADWNQRDDRSIPLNSWERLVMRQLLDQWSHPAFASIEGFAEELVATGMVAGEVITTDWTQATLPSWLDSIWQGIIRPEGIIRLGLVGLIKSLREVPTFLLMRLAFGTGLCRFGMFRAVRSPAIVGMMNLQN; encoded by the coding sequence ATGAAAATTTTATTACTCGGACTTGCCTTTTTCTTTTTGTGCCTAATTGTTGGACTGGGAATTTACTTCCTGTTTCCTCGCAAGTATCAATCCGCCGATTCTGTTGCCAATTCCTATGATGACTGGACAAATGACGGAATTCTAGAGTTCTACTGGGGAGAACATATTCACTTAGGTCATTATGGTTCCCCCCCAAGGCTAAAAGACTTTTTAGCCGCTAAACATGACTTTGTACAGGAAATGGTCCAATGGGGTGGCCTCGAAAGCCTGCCCCCAGGCACAACCGTTTTAGATGTGGGCTGTGGTATTGGTGGCAGTAGCCGCATCTTGGCAAGAGATTATGGCTTTGTGGTGACAGGGATTACCATTAGTCCCCAACAGGTGAAACGCGCTCAAGAACTCACACCACCAGAAGTTAACGCCCAGTTTAAGGTTGATGATGCTTTGTCATTGTCTTTCCCCGATGCTAGTTTTGATGTAGTTTGGTCGATTGAAGCGGGTCCCCATATGCCAGATAAAGCTAAGTTTGCCAAGGAACTGCTGCGCGTTTTAAAACCGGGTGGAATTTTAGTAGTAGCTGACTGGAATCAGCGAGACGATCGCTCAATTCCTCTCAATAGCTGGGAACGTCTGGTGATGCGTCAACTCCTAGATCAATGGTCCCATCCCGCCTTTGCCAGTATTGAAGGGTTTGCAGAGGAATTAGTTGCTACCGGAATGGTTGCGGGTGAGGTTATAACCACCGACTGGACGCAGGCAACGCTTCCTTCTTGGCTCGATTCTATCTGGCAAGGTATAATTCGACCAGAGGGAATCATTCGGCTTGGTTTGGTTGGTTTGATTAAATCACTGCGAGAAGTGCCGACTTTTCTGCTGATGCGCTTAGCCTTTGGAACTGGGTTGTGTCGCTTCGGGATGTTCCGCGCGGTGCGATCCCCGGCGATTGTCGGTATGATGAATTTACAAAATTAG
- the lysA gene encoding diaminopimelate decarboxylase: MVSIQAKILNSGADYLQYEQVSVNQCLLPITSEVDADGHLFIGGSEVTSLVARFGSPLYILDEVGLRKACQQYQEAFKQFYPGTAQVIYASKAWSCLAVCGIIATEGLGFDVVSGGELYTALRSLKELGLDPEGKIYFHGNNKSPEELRQGIESNCTIVVDNWWELEQLAQWSDQKIRIMLRLTPGIECHTHEYIRTGHLDSKFGFDPHDLKKLFEFVAGRSHLNCVGLHAHIGSQIFESQPHQDLAKLIVTWQKQALSYGLQIQELNLGGGLGIRYTEQDDPPSIQSWVELVCQGVIEACQDLGMSLPKLMVEPGRSLVGSSCVTAYRIGSSKTVPGIRSYVAVDGGMSDNPRPITYQSVYRCVVANRMTAPLTETVTVAGKHCESGDILIHNARLPKTEPGDVLVVMSTGAYNYSMASNYNRLPRPAAVLVNQGEANLILRRENYEDLLCQDLLPERLLESK; encoded by the coding sequence ATGGTATCAATTCAAGCAAAAATTTTAAATTCAGGGGCGGATTATCTGCAATACGAGCAAGTTTCGGTAAATCAGTGCTTACTACCGATAACTTCTGAGGTTGACGCTGATGGGCATTTGTTCATAGGGGGTTCTGAGGTTACTTCTCTGGTGGCTCGCTTTGGCTCACCGTTATATATATTAGATGAAGTAGGCTTGAGAAAGGCTTGTCAACAGTATCAGGAAGCATTTAAACAGTTTTACCCGGGTACGGCTCAAGTTATTTACGCTTCTAAAGCTTGGAGTTGTCTAGCTGTATGCGGAATAATCGCTACAGAGGGTTTGGGTTTTGATGTGGTTTCCGGGGGTGAACTCTATACGGCGCTGCGATCGCTCAAGGAGTTGGGTTTAGATCCCGAGGGAAAAATCTATTTTCACGGCAATAATAAATCTCCAGAGGAACTACGCCAAGGAATAGAGTCTAATTGTACGATCGTCGTGGATAATTGGTGGGAATTAGAACAATTAGCCCAATGGAGCGACCAGAAGATTAGAATCATGCTGCGTCTAACGCCGGGAATCGAATGTCACACCCATGAGTATATTCGTACGGGTCATTTGGATAGTAAGTTTGGCTTTGATCCTCACGATTTAAAAAAGTTGTTCGAATTTGTAGCAGGGCGATCGCACTTAAATTGCGTCGGTTTACATGCTCACATTGGTTCACAAATTTTTGAGTCTCAACCACACCAAGATTTAGCTAAATTGATTGTAACTTGGCAAAAACAGGCTCTCAGCTACGGGTTACAGATTCAAGAGTTAAATTTAGGGGGCGGTTTGGGAATCCGTTACACCGAACAAGATGATCCTCCAAGTATTCAAAGCTGGGTTGAACTGGTTTGTCAAGGTGTGATTGAAGCTTGTCAAGATTTGGGAATGTCTCTACCGAAGCTGATGGTGGAACCAGGACGTTCTTTGGTTGGTTCGTCTTGTGTCACTGCTTATCGCATTGGTTCGAGCAAAACTGTACCTGGAATACGTAGTTACGTGGCGGTAGACGGGGGAATGTCTGACAATCCACGTCCAATCACTTATCAATCTGTTTATCGCTGTGTCGTCGCTAATCGCATGACAGCACCTCTGACAGAAACGGTAACGGTAGCGGGTAAACATTGTGAATCAGGAGATATTTTAATTCATAATGCTCGATTACCCAAAACTGAACCTGGAGACGTTCTGGTGGTGATGTCCACGGGAGCTTACAACTACAGTATGGCTTCGAACTACAACCGTTTACCCAGACCTGCGGCTGTTTTAGTCAACCAAGGTGAAGCCAACTTGATTTTGCGACGAGAGAACTATGAAGATTTATTATGTCAAGACCTATTACCAGAAAGATTACTAGAATCAAAATAA
- the cdaA gene encoding diadenylate cyclase CdaA, with translation MLNLWLYQGIDIALALGLCLLLLLIIRDSRVRWLIQGLMLILVAAFISKELGLRLLHGVLEKMVLGGIVVIGISFQLELRRFLEKLGRGELLSLFQVAPNPSTKMNSIVDQLVEAVKELSQNRTGALIVLETNSPISRRVVLGTGVSLNADVSKELIQTIFQKKTLLHDGAMVIKNGRIASAGTILPLSGRTAPSQYGTRHRAAMGITEQVEDALCIVVSEETGSISLAENGILNRFITTTALKETLEARLTEGQKDTAENWGLGKFFSQGFTVGLQQKFNGLKQIKLKRWLHLPSSTSKDKK, from the coding sequence TTGCTTAACCTATGGCTTTACCAAGGAATTGACATCGCCTTAGCTCTTGGACTTTGTCTGTTGCTACTATTGATTATCAGAGATAGCCGAGTTCGCTGGTTGATTCAAGGCTTAATGCTGATTCTGGTAGCTGCATTCATCAGTAAAGAATTGGGTTTGAGGTTGCTCCATGGGGTTTTAGAAAAAATGGTCCTAGGTGGGATCGTGGTCATAGGGATTAGCTTTCAGTTAGAATTACGTCGCTTTTTAGAAAAATTGGGACGAGGAGAACTATTGAGTTTATTTCAGGTTGCTCCCAATCCCTCAACTAAAATGAATAGTATAGTAGATCAGTTGGTAGAAGCGGTGAAGGAGCTTTCCCAAAATCGCACCGGGGCTTTAATTGTCTTGGAAACTAATAGCCCGATTAGCAGACGTGTAGTTTTGGGGACGGGAGTAAGTCTTAACGCCGATGTTTCTAAAGAGTTGATCCAAACTATTTTCCAAAAAAAGACGCTTTTACACGATGGTGCTATGGTGATTAAGAATGGTCGTATCGCTTCTGCGGGAACAATTTTACCTTTGTCGGGACGTACAGCACCTTCTCAGTATGGAACGCGTCACCGTGCTGCTATGGGAATTACCGAGCAAGTAGAGGATGCTCTCTGTATAGTAGTGTCTGAGGAAACGGGTTCGATTTCTCTAGCAGAAAACGGTATTCTCAATCGGTTTATAACTACGACTGCTTTAAAAGAGACGCTAGAAGCTAGACTGACTGAAGGGCAAAAAGATACGGCTGAAAATTGGGGATTAGGGAAATTCTTTTCTCAAGGGTTTACAGTAGGTCTACAACAAAAGTTTAATGGGTTGAAACAAATTAAACTTAAGCGTTGGTTACATTTACCGTCATCGACTTCAAAAGATAAAAAATGA
- the uppS gene encoding polyprenyl diphosphate synthase produces the protein MTVKHILKELPVDLDYHRLPRHIAVIMDGNGRWAKRQGKPRVLGHQRGVDTLKDLLRCCKDWGIPALTVYAFSTENWGRPLEEVEFLMTLFERVLRRELKEMCKENIKIRFVGNLEVLPLSLQQEIARSMDDTKDNRDIDFTVATNYGGRQEILQACRAIAQKVASGLLKPEDITEELWESHLYTAGLNHPDLLIRTSGEMRISNFLLWQMAYAEIYVTETLWPDFDRIEFHKALLAYQGRERRFGKV, from the coding sequence ATGACTGTTAAGCATATTCTTAAAGAGTTACCAGTTGATCTAGATTACCATCGCCTACCTCGTCACATTGCGGTAATTATGGATGGGAATGGTCGCTGGGCAAAACGTCAGGGTAAACCTCGGGTTCTTGGTCACCAAAGAGGTGTAGATACCCTCAAGGATTTATTACGTTGTTGCAAAGATTGGGGTATTCCAGCTTTGACGGTTTATGCTTTTTCTACGGAAAATTGGGGACGTCCTCTAGAAGAGGTGGAGTTTCTGATGACTTTATTTGAAAGGGTATTGCGTCGAGAATTAAAGGAAATGTGCAAGGAAAATATTAAAATTCGTTTTGTCGGCAATCTAGAGGTTTTGCCACTCTCTCTACAGCAAGAAATCGCGCGCTCTATGGATGATACTAAAGATAATCGAGATATTGACTTTACTGTAGCTACTAATTATGGTGGGAGACAGGAAATTTTACAGGCTTGTCGGGCGATCGCACAGAAAGTAGCGTCGGGTTTACTAAAGCCTGAAGATATTACCGAAGAATTATGGGAAAGTCATCTGTATACTGCGGGGCTAAACCATCCCGATTTATTGATTCGCACTAGTGGTGAAATGCGGATCAGTAATTTTCTGCTTTGGCAAATGGCTTACGCGGAAATCTACGTAACTGAGACTTTGTGGCCCGATTTTGACCGAATAGAGTTCCACAAAGCTTTATTAGCTTATCAAGGGCGGGAACGACGTTTTGGCAAGGTCTAG